The Treponema succinifaciens DSM 2489 region CTTTCTTGCTGCATCCTGTAAATGCGAGCAAACCTACAGATACTACAGCCACAGCTGCAATAATACCTTTCTTCATTTTGTCCTCCTAATTATAAAACAATGAAGCTTTTATATTCCAACCGCAAATCAGCGGAAAGATTCCCTTATTCTAAGCTCGTAGCCGACTTTTGTGTGGCTTGGAACTTTTTTTCCTTCTATAATATCCACAAGAAGATTTCCTGCCTTCTTTGTGAGATTTGAAACATTTACATTCAAAGCCGTAATCGGAGGTGTATTGTTCTCCAAAACCTGGCTGTCGTAAAACGAAATCACCTGAATGTCCGCCGGCACTTCATAGTCATTCTGCTTGAGCCATTTAAGCACATATACGCAGATAATGTCATCCATACATACAAGGCACTGCGGATTTTTTTTCATAATATCCGGCAAGATTGAAAAAACATCCTTCTGATTTTCCAAATTCCAATGAACAACACTGCCGTCCAAGGAAATTCCAGAAGAAGCAAAGCCTCTCTTAAATCCTTCAAATCGGAAAGTGTTCACGCTGTTTTTGTTGTCGCCCGCAAGAACCGCAACTTTTTCACATCCGCGGCTTATCATAAACTTTGTCATTTCGTAGCAGCCAGAAATCTGGTCGCTTCCAACATGGCAAAACTCATTGTCATCGGGCGTGCCCATTACAATAAACGGAATCCCTTCTTTTTTCAAGAAGTCCACAGATTCATCTTTTTCTTCAAGACGAGTCAAAATAATGCCGTCTACTTTCCTATTTATAACAAGCCGCCTTAACGGAGTAATGTCTCCGCCGCCCTGAACAACAATCAGAGCATCATAGCCAGCCTTGTAAACAGATTCAGAAATTCCAACGAGGCAATTCTGAAAAAACGGATTGTCCTCTTCATTCTTTGGAATCACAACGCCAATATTGAAAGTCTGCCGCAAAACAAGTCCTTTTGCCATCGGATTAGGAACATAGTTGCACGACTGAACTTTTTCCATTACACGCCGCCGGGTTTCCGCGCCAATCCGCCCCTTGCAGTTTATAACTCGGGACACTGTTGACTTTGAAACTCCAAGTTCCTGGGCAATATCCGAAATTGTAACAACAGAAGCGGACCTTTCCATAAAAACGTTTCCAAACTATTTTATTAAACAATACAAATCCAAAAACTTTGCAATGTTTAAAGTTTACACCAACAATTCTTATAAAACAAGAAAAATCGGTTGCTCAACACGAAAAAGTATACACGTGTCGATTCAATTTGTCAAACTTTTTTTATAAATTCTTTGTAATTTTCTTACAAAAATAATAACGTTTCCAGTAAATTTTCTTGCACACCAGTTTTTTTTATGCAATACTTATTTTATGTTTGAACAAACCGCAGAAAAAATCAAAAACGCAAAAATCATTCCAGTTGCAAAAGTACAGGAAAAAGAAGACGCAATAAAACTTGCACGCGCGCTCACAAACGGCGGAATGAAAGCTGTCGAAATAACTTTCAGGACAAACGACGGCGAAACAGGGCTAAAAAAAATCGCTTGTTGCATAGAATCAATAAAAAAAGAGTTTCCGAATATTCTTGTTGGAGCCGGAACAGTAATAAACACAAGCCTCGCACAAAAAGCCCAGAATGCCGGAGCGGATTTTCTTGTTTCCCCGGGATTCAATCCAAAAACAGTAAAGTGGTGCGTTGAGCATGAAGTTCCGTTTTTTCCTGGAGTTTGCACGCCGGGCGAAATTGAGCAGGCAATAGAAGCCGGACTGAATTTTTTAAAGTTTTTCCCTGCGGAAGTAATGGGCGGAACAAAATTCCTAAAGTCGCTGGCAGGACCTTTTCAGCAAACAATGTTCATCACGACCGGAGGAATAAATGCTGAAAATTTTTCAAGCTATCTTTCATGCAAAAATGTAGGCGCGGTTGGCGGAAGCTGGATGTGCCCCGAAAATCTCATAAAAGAAAAAAAATGGCAGGAAATTGAAAAACTTTGCGAAAAATCAAATTTTCCCCGCATAAAAAACTGCTAAAAAAACTGCCCTCTAAGCTAAATAAATTCAGCTTAAAGGGCAGCCTTTGAATAGCTTAACTAGAAATCAGTGATTAAACCAATCCCTGGGCAACCATTGCGTTTGCAACTTTTACAAATCCTGCAATGTTAGCACCGGCAACATAGTCGCCTTCTGTAGCATATTTCTTTGCAGTTTCGTAAGCGTTGTCGTGGATGTTTGTCATAATCTGCTTGAGTTTAGAGTCAACTTCTTCAAATGTCCAA contains the following coding sequences:
- a CDS encoding LacI family DNA-binding transcriptional regulator; translated protein: MERSASVVTISDIAQELGVSKSTVSRVINCKGRIGAETRRRVMEKVQSCNYVPNPMAKGLVLRQTFNIGVVIPKNEEDNPFFQNCLVGISESVYKAGYDALIVVQGGGDITPLRRLVINRKVDGIILTRLEEKDESVDFLKKEGIPFIVMGTPDDNEFCHVGSDQISGCYEMTKFMISRGCEKVAVLAGDNKNSVNTFRFEGFKRGFASSGISLDGSVVHWNLENQKDVFSILPDIMKKNPQCLVCMDDIICVYVLKWLKQNDYEVPADIQVISFYDSQVLENNTPPITALNVNVSNLTKKAGNLLVDIIEGKKVPSHTKVGYELRIRESFR
- the eda gene encoding bifunctional 4-hydroxy-2-oxoglutarate aldolase/2-dehydro-3-deoxy-phosphogluconate aldolase; this encodes MFEQTAEKIKNAKIIPVAKVQEKEDAIKLARALTNGGMKAVEITFRTNDGETGLKKIACCIESIKKEFPNILVGAGTVINTSLAQKAQNAGADFLVSPGFNPKTVKWCVEHEVPFFPGVCTPGEIEQAIEAGLNFLKFFPAEVMGGTKFLKSLAGPFQQTMFITTGGINAENFSSYLSCKNVGAVGGSWMCPENLIKEKKWQEIEKLCEKSNFPRIKNC